From a single Granulicella aggregans genomic region:
- a CDS encoding IPT/TIG domain-containing protein produces MPRAESMALRLAILALCPLCSVPAAHASGPRWVTGPPYFAVASQPVVWYTPNIAYFTDPGDLSAAVGHDAADAIVAAAAGVWNIPIANIALEQGGQLAEHVSSANVYLGANGPVFPADVSSSNFATIQIAVIYDTNGSVTDLLLGQGASDPVECRQNGVTESVDSITPMGTIQHALLILNGRCTGSAAEQQLQLQYQLMRAFGRVLGLAWSQTNDDVFTRTPMPTADEVQNWPIMHPIDVVCGPYTYQCQPSPFTLRPDDVASLSALYFITQGTAPSGKSDTLSNASSITGRMQFGDGQGMQGMNLLVRRSDLQTPYVERGAVVSAVSGNLYRWSNGNPVTGAPAETVAASMGTVNPPLEGEFSLMAIPLLQNAGAQDTFISSEPINPLYTGQYGLGPYLSAPVTPSGPAFPWRDNNVMPYEQNFYVWSVPGSEATCDATALGTAAAPTPVAATGWWTNVLCGYGATSWSLVNVQANRNLSVEVTALDESAFVTENKLQPVMGAWNQTDAAGSLPTVAQAASPFNSIAAGLTLLKFDTAATGSLRLAITDQRGDGRPDYHFRARVLYADSISPAMTSPAGGLVTITGLGFRAGLTVTVGGASAQVIAATSTTILAIAPPFPALGTGAALTADVTVLDPMSGGSTTMYAALTYMENSTLPQTPVLTVLTPAFYVAAGQTVLLSPVASLSQSGAAAPGIAVNWNSASGALTYPGGSQSISDMNGLAAIGASVSSLPAGTLATGSACATIGASVSLCGNFTAVGIDPSLWTVVAIEGVAQTVSATSILQPVVFQVTDGSGNPVIGAPVTIYQTVSGYQVCPAAGRCPVAPVYSTSQTTANSDSNGLIVATVQQIYGSPQTTTLAASTGTQGFVSVTLQKTP; encoded by the coding sequence ATGCCTCGCGCTGAATCGATGGCGCTCCGGCTGGCGATTCTCGCGCTATGCCCGCTCTGCTCAGTTCCAGCCGCTCACGCCAGCGGCCCCCGCTGGGTCACGGGGCCGCCGTACTTCGCCGTCGCATCGCAGCCCGTCGTCTGGTACACCCCCAACATCGCCTACTTCACCGATCCCGGCGACCTGAGTGCGGCTGTTGGCCACGATGCAGCGGATGCCATCGTCGCCGCAGCTGCTGGCGTCTGGAACATCCCGATAGCAAACATCGCCTTGGAGCAGGGTGGCCAACTCGCCGAACACGTCTCGTCGGCCAATGTCTATCTCGGCGCGAACGGCCCGGTCTTCCCGGCGGATGTCTCAAGTTCGAATTTCGCGACAATCCAGATCGCCGTTATCTACGACACCAACGGCTCGGTCACCGATCTCCTGCTGGGGCAGGGCGCAAGCGATCCCGTCGAGTGCCGCCAGAACGGCGTGACCGAAAGTGTCGACTCGATCACCCCGATGGGGACGATTCAACACGCCCTGCTCATCCTCAATGGCCGCTGCACCGGTTCGGCTGCCGAGCAGCAGCTTCAACTGCAATACCAGCTGATGCGCGCCTTTGGTCGCGTCCTGGGCCTGGCGTGGTCGCAGACCAACGACGATGTCTTTACACGCACGCCAATGCCAACCGCGGACGAGGTCCAGAATTGGCCCATCATGCATCCCATCGACGTGGTCTGCGGCCCGTATACCTATCAGTGCCAGCCGTCGCCCTTCACGCTGCGTCCGGACGACGTCGCATCCCTCAGCGCTCTCTATTTCATCACGCAGGGAACCGCTCCCTCCGGGAAGTCCGACACCCTTAGTAATGCAAGCTCCATCACCGGCCGGATGCAGTTCGGCGACGGACAGGGGATGCAGGGAATGAACCTCCTGGTGCGGCGGTCGGACTTGCAGACCCCTTATGTCGAGCGTGGCGCGGTCGTCTCGGCAGTGAGTGGGAACCTCTACCGATGGAGCAACGGCAATCCTGTGACCGGCGCGCCAGCAGAGACCGTCGCCGCAAGTATGGGCACTGTCAATCCGCCGCTCGAGGGTGAGTTTAGCCTGATGGCGATCCCCCTGTTGCAGAACGCGGGCGCTCAGGACACCTTCATCTCCAGCGAGCCCATCAATCCGCTCTACACCGGGCAATATGGGCTCGGGCCCTATCTCTCGGCACCCGTCACTCCCTCCGGCCCAGCATTTCCCTGGCGCGACAACAACGTCATGCCCTACGAGCAGAACTTCTACGTCTGGAGCGTCCCAGGCTCGGAGGCCACCTGCGACGCGACTGCCCTTGGAACTGCCGCCGCACCAACGCCTGTCGCCGCCACCGGCTGGTGGACCAACGTTCTCTGCGGCTACGGAGCTACCTCGTGGAGTCTCGTGAACGTCCAGGCGAACAGGAACCTTTCGGTAGAGGTGACCGCTCTCGACGAGTCCGCATTTGTGACGGAGAACAAGCTTCAACCCGTGATGGGTGCGTGGAACCAGACCGATGCCGCCGGATCTTTGCCCACAGTGGCGCAGGCTGCGTCACCCTTCAACAGCATCGCGGCAGGGTTGACGCTGCTGAAGTTCGATACCGCAGCCACCGGCTCGCTCCGGCTTGCGATTACAGACCAGCGTGGCGACGGCCGCCCCGACTATCACTTCCGCGCCCGGGTCCTCTACGCCGACAGCATCTCGCCCGCAATGACCTCTCCAGCCGGAGGCCTGGTGACGATCACCGGCCTCGGATTCCGCGCTGGCCTGACAGTCACCGTGGGAGGAGCCTCAGCCCAGGTCATCGCCGCAACTTCGACCACGATTCTTGCCATCGCCCCTCCGTTTCCCGCGCTTGGAACAGGTGCCGCTCTGACCGCCGATGTGACGGTGCTCGATCCCATGAGCGGCGGGTCGACGACCATGTACGCCGCTCTCACATACATGGAAAATTCCACTCTGCCGCAGACTCCCGTATTGACCGTGCTCACTCCCGCCTTCTATGTCGCGGCTGGACAGACGGTGCTGCTCTCGCCGGTGGCATCCCTCTCGCAAAGCGGAGCAGCCGCTCCCGGCATCGCCGTGAACTGGAACTCCGCCTCCGGAGCGCTAACCTATCCCGGAGGATCGCAGAGCATCTCCGACATGAACGGGCTGGCGGCGATCGGCGCGAGTGTCAGCTCGCTGCCAGCCGGAACTCTGGCAACTGGCTCAGCCTGCGCGACGATTGGAGCCTCGGTAAGTCTTTGCGGGAACTTCACCGCGGTGGGCATTGATCCTTCCCTGTGGACGGTAGTCGCCATAGAAGGTGTCGCGCAGACGGTCTCCGCGACGAGCATCTTGCAGCCCGTCGTCTTCCAGGTCACGGACGGCTCCGGGAACCCGGTCATCGGAGCGCCGGTGACGATCTACCAGACGGTCTCCGGTTACCAGGTGTGCCCAGCGGCGGGAAGATGCCCGGTCGCTCCGGTCTACTCCACCTCGCAAACAACGGCGAACTCCGACTCAAACGGCCTCATCGTGGCCACGGTCCAGCAAATTTACGGTTCACCGCAGACGACGACCCTCGCCGCCTCGACCGGGACCCAGGGCTTTGTCTCCGTGACGTTACAAAAGACCCCATAA
- a CDS encoding MarC family protein, producing MFDPASVSLSGLQHSVYVRFSLLALSSIFFLVDPFAALPTFLAVTQGVDKARRKVMARKASLTAWVVLSAFAIAGQYIFKMFGITLPAFELAGGVILLLIGLDMLQAKRSATQEASGETEDAATKDDAGIVPLGIPMLAGPGSITAVMVLVGQVEDHPWRMVAILAAIFVTAAICYLVLGNSDKVSNALGETGVRILVRIMGLLLVALAMQYFVNGMVDLNVIAKPAE from the coding sequence ATGTTTGATCCAGCAAGTGTCTCCCTCTCCGGGTTGCAGCACTCGGTGTACGTCCGTTTTTCGCTGCTCGCTCTAAGCTCGATCTTCTTCCTCGTCGACCCGTTCGCTGCCCTGCCGACCTTCCTCGCCGTCACCCAGGGAGTCGACAAGGCACGCCGCAAGGTGATGGCCCGTAAAGCGTCGCTCACCGCGTGGGTCGTCCTCTCTGCATTTGCGATTGCCGGCCAGTACATCTTCAAGATGTTCGGCATTACTCTGCCAGCCTTTGAACTCGCAGGCGGCGTCATTCTTCTGCTCATCGGCCTGGACATGCTTCAGGCTAAGCGCTCCGCGACCCAGGAAGCATCCGGCGAGACCGAAGACGCGGCCACCAAGGACGACGCCGGCATCGTGCCCCTCGGCATCCCCATGCTTGCCGGCCCGGGTTCCATCACTGCCGTCATGGTGCTGGTTGGCCAGGTCGAAGACCATCCCTGGCGGATGGTCGCGATCCTTGCCGCGATCTTCGTCACCGCAGCGATCTGCTACCTGGTTCTGGGAAACTCAGACAAAGTGTCCAATGCTCTTGGGGAGACCGGCGTTCGCATTCTCGTCCGCATCATGGGCCTGCTGCTGGTGGCCCTGGCCATGCAGTACTTCGTCAACGGTATGGTCGATCTCAACGTAATCGCCAAGCCTGCGGAGTGA
- a CDS encoding glycosyltransferase family 87 protein: MADSPTNSLSPALALSLRGRWTAALVLLIVAVPLILLAFRSEGLDFRAFYVASKASEAHLDPYADNRRFGEQFVDVATESGISRWIYPPSALLYVAPLGLFSFATAKILFELISIAASCWVLFYLGRRFEIHPIWLVLTGISLPTIACVQRGQVDLLILLCVVVAYRFSDKSWSGIPLGIAISIKIFPAALLLWWLLERRFKAVATATLFTAVLSLLAAWRFGVSSYISFLHNLTSLHSQAASGSSVVSTSGPWLSFSPGFVGSYNNPLILLDNAGVFVGLALTVAAAFLLFFKRVAPEIGFFSMALISQTMNTSLWTMGVVMYIPICLLAIGRLRSTVYALLFLVPLYLPSQIRIFGVTPRLVLALGWIAWLATREDASRTSDSATTYA; encoded by the coding sequence ATGGCAGACAGCCCGACGAACTCGCTCTCACCAGCTCTTGCGCTTTCTTTGCGCGGACGATGGACTGCGGCCCTGGTGCTCTTGATCGTTGCGGTGCCGCTGATCCTGCTGGCGTTCCGAAGTGAGGGCCTCGACTTCAGGGCCTTTTACGTTGCCTCGAAGGCCTCCGAAGCGCATCTTGATCCTTATGCCGACAATCGCCGCTTCGGAGAGCAATTCGTCGATGTCGCAACCGAAAGCGGCATCAGCCGATGGATCTATCCCCCTTCTGCATTGCTCTATGTCGCTCCGCTCGGGCTATTTTCTTTTGCCACCGCAAAGATACTGTTCGAGCTGATCTCCATTGCGGCCTCCTGCTGGGTGCTCTTTTATCTCGGACGGCGATTCGAGATCCATCCAATCTGGCTGGTATTGACCGGAATCAGTCTGCCGACGATTGCCTGCGTGCAACGCGGCCAGGTCGATCTGCTGATCCTGCTCTGCGTAGTCGTAGCCTATCGGTTCTCGGACAAATCCTGGTCGGGCATCCCTCTGGGCATCGCCATCTCCATCAAGATCTTTCCCGCGGCTTTGCTGCTTTGGTGGCTGCTGGAGAGGCGATTCAAAGCAGTTGCAACCGCGACACTCTTCACGGCTGTCCTCAGTCTCCTGGCCGCATGGCGTTTCGGCGTTTCAAGCTACATCAGCTTCCTGCACAACCTGACGTCGCTTCATTCGCAGGCGGCTTCGGGCTCGTCCGTTGTGTCCACATCGGGACCTTGGCTGAGCTTCAGTCCGGGCTTCGTCGGTTCTTATAACAACCCGCTGATCCTGCTCGATAACGCTGGCGTCTTTGTTGGATTGGCTCTCACCGTGGCGGCAGCGTTCCTTCTTTTCTTCAAGCGCGTGGCTCCGGAGATTGGCTTCTTCAGTATGGCGCTGATCTCGCAGACCATGAACACCTCCCTCTGGACCATGGGCGTCGTGATGTACATCCCCATCTGCCTTCTCGCCATCGGAAGACTGCGTTCAACCGTCTACGCACTCCTGTTTCTCGTTCCTCTCTACCTTCCCTCACAGATCCGCATCTTCGGTGTCACTCCGCGTCTTGTTCTTGCGTTGGGATGGATCGCATGGCTGGCGACCAGAGAAGATGCATCACGCACTTCCGATTCGGCTACAACTTACGCGTAG
- a CDS encoding DUF4337 domain-containing protein — protein sequence MEPTEIQEFSNEMKEAGEKALTSVSLAISILAVLVAMVTVLSHRSHTEAVLLQSKANDQWEEYQSRKLRAENLQVTVDLLTLQPVTDKATTQKKVDEYTAKVTKWTGQLEEDQKKANDLEEKVEMAEDKASHFDLGEALLQISVVMASITLLTKKNGYFFFGLALGLAGLIAAALGIAIH from the coding sequence ATGGAACCCACCGAGATCCAGGAGTTTTCTAACGAGATGAAGGAAGCGGGCGAAAAAGCCCTGACCAGCGTCTCGCTCGCCATCAGCATCCTCGCAGTGCTTGTCGCAATGGTCACCGTTCTAAGCCATCGCAGCCACACCGAAGCGGTGCTGCTGCAGTCGAAGGCCAACGACCAGTGGGAAGAGTACCAGTCGCGTAAGCTGCGCGCGGAGAACCTGCAGGTCACGGTCGATCTGTTGACGCTGCAGCCGGTGACCGACAAGGCCACGACGCAGAAGAAGGTCGACGAGTACACGGCCAAGGTCACCAAGTGGACGGGCCAACTGGAAGAGGACCAGAAGAAAGCAAACGACCTCGAAGAGAAAGTGGAGATGGCTGAAGACAAGGCCTCACACTTCGATCTGGGCGAGGCGTTGCTTCAGATCTCCGTGGTGATGGCGTCCATCACGCTGCTGACCAAGAAGAATGGCTACTTCTTCTTCGGCCTCGCGCTTGGGCTTGCTGGGCTGATTGCCGCGGCGCTTGGCATCGCCATTCACTGA
- a CDS encoding NAD(P)/FAD-dependent oxidoreductase, protein MASLAVPSGAPRTARVRPRVVVVGGGFGGVNATLGLASYPLDITLIDRKNYHTFQPLLYQVALAVLSPGDIAQPIRSIVRPYRNVDVLMDEVVEIDTANQRVKLKAGPQIEYDYLVLATGSTHSYFGRDDWAKLAPGLKTVEDATEIRRRVLLAFELAEREMLETGTHPALNFVVIGGGPTGVELAGAISDIARLYMAKDFRHINPSSAQVIILEGSPHILTAYPPDLQASALRQLKDLGVMVRTGSHVTDVQPGYVMIGEEKIDAVVTLWAAGVQASPLGKMLGVPTDKRGCVMVDEHLNPEGHPEIFVCGDLAHVEQDGKPVPGVAQPAMQMGAYAAKRIAALQAAGGASAKLAGKQDKGFRYFDKGDMATIGRKAAVAKVEWPFKAHMSGFPAWVMWLGVHIFFLIGFRNRFSVFRQWAYTYLTFNDGVRLITGSQDLPGWGYTDGLYRGHETTKPLDETVAHVDL, encoded by the coding sequence ATGGCAAGTTTAGCGGTCCCCTCAGGGGCGCCTCGTACCGCCCGGGTTCGTCCTCGCGTCGTCGTCGTTGGGGGTGGTTTCGGCGGTGTCAACGCGACGCTCGGCCTCGCGAGTTATCCCCTCGACATCACCCTGATCGACCGAAAGAACTACCACACCTTCCAGCCGCTGCTCTATCAGGTTGCGTTGGCCGTGCTCTCGCCGGGTGATATCGCGCAACCGATTCGTTCGATCGTTCGGCCGTACAGGAACGTCGATGTCCTCATGGACGAGGTCGTTGAGATCGACACCGCCAACCAGCGCGTCAAGCTGAAGGCAGGCCCGCAGATCGAGTATGACTATCTGGTGCTCGCCACCGGCTCGACGCACTCGTACTTTGGGCGTGACGACTGGGCCAAGCTCGCGCCGGGATTGAAGACCGTCGAAGACGCCACCGAGATTCGCCGCCGCGTTCTGCTGGCATTCGAGCTCGCCGAACGCGAGATGCTCGAGACCGGGACCCATCCGGCTTTGAACTTTGTTGTCATCGGCGGAGGCCCCACGGGGGTCGAGCTGGCGGGGGCCATCTCAGACATCGCCCGCCTCTACATGGCGAAAGACTTCCGCCACATCAATCCCTCTTCGGCCCAGGTCATCATTCTCGAAGGTTCGCCGCACATCCTCACGGCTTATCCCCCTGATCTTCAGGCCTCCGCGCTTCGTCAACTCAAGGATCTTGGCGTGATGGTCCGCACCGGTTCGCATGTCACAGACGTCCAACCGGGCTACGTGATGATCGGCGAAGAGAAGATCGATGCTGTCGTTACCTTGTGGGCGGCGGGCGTACAGGCATCTCCGCTCGGTAAGATGCTCGGCGTTCCTACCGACAAACGCGGCTGCGTGATGGTGGACGAGCATCTGAACCCCGAGGGCCACCCGGAGATCTTCGTCTGCGGCGATCTCGCCCACGTCGAGCAGGATGGCAAGCCGGTCCCCGGAGTCGCCCAGCCAGCCATGCAGATGGGTGCCTACGCGGCTAAGCGCATCGCCGCTCTCCAAGCTGCGGGCGGAGCCTCGGCGAAGTTGGCTGGGAAGCAAGACAAGGGCTTCCGCTACTTCGACAAGGGCGACATGGCGACCATAGGCCGCAAGGCCGCTGTCGCCAAGGTGGAGTGGCCCTTCAAGGCCCACATGAGCGGCTTCCCCGCGTGGGTCATGTGGCTGGGCGTCCACATCTTCTTCCTCATCGGCTTCCGCAACCGCTTCAGCGTCTTTCGCCAGTGGGCCTACACCTACCTCACCTTCAACGACGGCGTCCGCCTCATCACCGGCTCGCAGGACCTTCCCGGCTGGGGCTACACCGACGGCCTCTATCGCGGCCACGAGACGACCAAGCCGCTCGATGAAACCGTGGCCCACGTCGACCTGTAG
- a CDS encoding branched-chain amino acid transaminase — MAIQATDHIWHNGELIPWNKAQIHVMSHVVHYGSSVFEGIRCYSQPNGAGVFRLPEHMQRLVDSAKIYRMPLPYTAEELATAVIDVIEANGVAPCYIRPIAFRGYGEIGVNPLRSPVEVYIANFPWGKYVPGNEGADVCISSWNRMAPNTLPALAKAGANYMNSQLIRMEAEINGYAEGIALDVNGYLSEGSGENLFLVRGDVLYTTPLANSVLNGLTRSSILQLAKQLGITVVEQALPREMLYICDEAFFTGTAAEVTHLRSVDRIVIGDGTMGPVTTKLHKAFFDIVNGLAPDRYNWLTPVNVKVAEPVGA, encoded by the coding sequence ATGGCGATACAGGCAACCGACCACATCTGGCATAACGGCGAACTCATCCCCTGGAACAAGGCACAGATCCATGTGATGAGCCACGTCGTCCACTACGGCTCCTCGGTCTTCGAGGGCATTCGCTGTTACTCGCAGCCGAACGGCGCAGGCGTGTTTCGCCTGCCGGAGCACATGCAGCGCCTGGTCGACTCGGCGAAGATCTATCGCATGCCGCTTCCTTACACTGCCGAGGAGCTTGCGACCGCAGTGATCGATGTGATCGAGGCTAACGGCGTCGCTCCCTGCTACATCCGCCCCATCGCCTTCCGCGGCTACGGCGAGATCGGCGTCAATCCGCTCCGGTCGCCCGTAGAGGTGTACATCGCGAACTTCCCGTGGGGCAAGTACGTTCCTGGCAATGAAGGTGCAGACGTCTGCATCTCTAGCTGGAACCGCATGGCTCCGAACACGCTGCCGGCCCTGGCGAAGGCGGGCGCGAACTACATGAATTCTCAGCTCATCCGCATGGAGGCCGAGATTAACGGCTATGCCGAGGGTATCGCGCTCGACGTGAACGGCTACCTGTCGGAGGGCTCGGGCGAGAATCTCTTCCTGGTGCGCGGTGACGTTCTTTACACTACGCCGCTGGCGAACTCAGTGCTCAACGGCCTGACCCGCAGCTCGATCCTGCAGCTCGCGAAGCAGCTTGGCATCACCGTGGTCGAGCAGGCTCTGCCACGCGAGATGCTCTACATCTGCGATGAGGCTTTTTTCACCGGAACCGCTGCCGAGGTGACTCATCTGCGCTCGGTCGACCGCATCGTCATCGGCGACGGGACGATGGGACCAGTCACGACGAAGCTGCATAAGGCCTTCTTCGATATCGTCAATGGGCTTGCTCCCGACCGCTACAACTGGCTTACGCCGGTGAACGTAAAGGTCGCGGAGCCCGTCGGCGCTTAG
- a CDS encoding putative quinol monooxygenase produces the protein MLGALLEKMMTEGVHMFDDHEKISVIAEFKAKAGHEEEVRVILHEIVAPSRAEAGCELYHLLEDKKNPGSFSTYEEWAELKFLEAHLAGEGAKAALAKAQPMLDRDMKLTVFRKLL, from the coding sequence ATGCTGGGAGCACTGCTCGAAAAGATGATGACCGAGGGAGTCCACATGTTTGACGACCACGAAAAGATCAGCGTGATCGCGGAGTTCAAGGCGAAGGCCGGTCACGAGGAAGAGGTGCGTGTGATCCTGCACGAGATCGTCGCCCCATCGCGCGCCGAGGCCGGATGCGAGCTATATCATCTGCTCGAAGACAAGAAGAATCCGGGCAGCTTTTCAACCTACGAAGAGTGGGCGGAGTTGAAGTTTCTGGAGGCCCATCTTGCGGGCGAAGGCGCGAAGGCGGCGCTGGCAAAGGCCCAGCCCATGCTCGATCGCGATATGAAGCTGACGGTGTTTCGAAAGCTGCTCTAA
- a CDS encoding MBOAT family O-acyltransferase, producing the protein MLFNSYQFIFLFLPVALAGYEAASRVHYRAVVLWLGFISLVFYGWWQPSLLILLVGSITLNYLAAALISRRIPNRIRPGTWLFAAIVLNLLVLGYYKYFIPTANFFSTSFGLSKHWADVVLPLGISFFTFTQIAFLVDLTKGSAEQESFPDYLLFVTFFPHLIAGPILHHREMMPQFKLKRLGLNLSDVTIGGTWFVLGLAKKVLIADTFAGTVFAVFHSRDRLPASVAWVGALAYTIQLYFDFSGYSDMALGLARMFSIDFPLNFNSPAKSASIIEVWQRWHMTLGRYIFTYIYNPVTRWVSERRRRQGKGISRRERAMPRAFLAVVAMPLMLTMFLAGIWHGAGLQFMVFGLLHGIYLCINNAWRQFYRRPASAREESSGFGARIKKAATIGSVFCCMVISLVFFRADSVAHAASILAAMFGLWAKSGPGAADWMSIINMHRALPEVLLGLAIMWGLPNTQQILTKFKPSLQKTAWNQEGVSRLLLWSPSTGWALAVGLLFFMVLVELQQPSTFLYFQF; encoded by the coding sequence ATGCTCTTCAACTCGTATCAGTTCATCTTCCTCTTCCTACCTGTCGCGCTCGCCGGATATGAGGCAGCCAGCAGAGTTCACTACCGGGCTGTGGTCCTCTGGCTGGGATTCATCTCGCTGGTCTTCTACGGTTGGTGGCAGCCGTCCCTGCTGATTCTTCTGGTCGGCTCCATAACGCTCAACTATCTCGCTGCAGCACTTATAAGCCGTCGTATCCCGAACCGTATTAGGCCCGGTACGTGGCTCTTCGCTGCGATTGTTCTGAACCTGCTTGTTCTTGGCTATTACAAATACTTCATACCGACCGCGAACTTCTTCAGTACCTCCTTTGGCCTTTCGAAGCACTGGGCGGACGTCGTGCTCCCGCTTGGTATCTCCTTCTTCACCTTCACCCAGATCGCCTTCCTGGTCGATCTGACGAAGGGCTCGGCGGAGCAGGAGAGCTTCCCCGACTACCTTCTCTTTGTAACCTTCTTCCCTCACCTGATCGCCGGCCCCATCCTTCATCATCGCGAGATGATGCCGCAGTTCAAACTCAAGCGCCTTGGGCTGAATCTCTCAGACGTCACCATCGGCGGCACATGGTTTGTCCTGGGACTGGCAAAGAAGGTCCTCATCGCGGACACCTTTGCGGGCACCGTCTTTGCTGTCTTTCACTCGCGCGACAGGCTCCCTGCCTCGGTCGCATGGGTCGGAGCGCTTGCCTATACGATCCAACTTTATTTCGACTTCTCCGGATACTCCGACATGGCCCTGGGGCTGGCGCGCATGTTCTCCATCGACTTTCCGCTGAACTTCAACTCACCGGCAAAGTCTGCCAGCATCATCGAGGTCTGGCAGCGCTGGCACATGACGCTGGGCCGTTACATCTTCACCTATATCTACAATCCCGTCACCCGCTGGGTTAGCGAACGCCGGCGCAGGCAAGGCAAGGGAATCTCCCGAAGAGAGAGAGCTATGCCTCGTGCCTTCCTTGCTGTCGTAGCCATGCCGCTTATGCTGACCATGTTCCTTGCGGGCATCTGGCATGGAGCGGGGCTGCAGTTCATGGTCTTCGGCCTCCTGCATGGCATCTATCTCTGCATCAACAACGCTTGGCGGCAGTTTTATCGCCGACCCGCATCCGCCCGCGAAGAGTCCTCTGGTTTCGGAGCGCGGATTAAGAAGGCAGCTACCATCGGCTCTGTCTTTTGTTGCATGGTGATCTCCTTAGTCTTTTTTCGCGCCGATAGTGTCGCTCATGCAGCATCGATTCTCGCGGCGATGTTTGGCCTGTGGGCGAAGAGTGGGCCGGGTGCCGCAGACTGGATGTCCATCATCAACATGCACCGCGCACTTCCAGAGGTGCTGCTCGGACTTGCCATCATGTGGGGGCTGCCCAACACCCAGCAGATCCTCACAAAGTTCAAGCCGTCGCTGCAAAAGACGGCGTGGAATCAGGAAGGAGTGTCTCGGCTCCTCCTCTGGTCGCCTTCGACCGGTTGGGCGCTTGCCGTGGGGTTGCTCTTCTTCATGGTCCTGGTGGAGCTACAGCAACCGTCAACTTTCCTGTATTTTCAGTTTTAG
- the trxB gene encoding thioredoxin-disulfide reductase, with amino-acid sequence MPDTISTTPTAAEVRDTVILGSGCSGLTAAIYAARSNLKPLVLEGHEPGGQLSITTLVENFPGWPDGIQGPELIENMKKQATRFGAELRMAHLSSIDLTKRPFALNVGKETIHTRTLIIASGASARWLNLPSEQALIGHGVSSCATCDGFFASGKEIAVIGGGDSAMEEALFLTRFAKKVTLINRSENFRASRIMLERAIAHPQIEFLHNTVVEEVLGVEEKDVRGLKLKNTKTGQQSELPVSFMFLGIGHIPNASAFKGMLDLDDDGYILTQGNVFPTLNGQPIPGVFACGDIQDRRYRQAITAAGSGCMAALEVEKYLEEHGR; translated from the coding sequence ATGCCCGACACTATCTCGACTACTCCGACCGCTGCTGAAGTTCGCGACACGGTAATCCTCGGCTCCGGCTGCTCCGGACTCACCGCCGCTATCTACGCTGCTCGCTCGAACCTGAAGCCGCTTGTTCTCGAAGGCCACGAGCCCGGTGGGCAGCTCTCGATCACCACGCTGGTCGAGAACTTTCCCGGCTGGCCGGATGGCATTCAGGGACCGGAGCTGATCGAGAACATGAAGAAGCAGGCAACGCGTTTTGGCGCGGAGCTGCGTATGGCCCATCTCAGCTCGATCGACCTGACCAAGCGGCCCTTCGCACTGAATGTCGGTAAAGAGACGATCCACACGCGGACGCTGATTATTGCGTCCGGGGCGTCGGCACGCTGGCTGAACCTTCCCAGCGAACAAGCCTTGATCGGCCACGGTGTCAGCTCCTGCGCGACCTGCGACGGATTCTTCGCCTCGGGCAAGGAGATTGCAGTGATCGGCGGCGGCGACTCGGCCATGGAAGAGGCGCTGTTCCTAACGCGTTTCGCCAAGAAGGTCACGCTGATCAACCGCAGCGAAAACTTCCGCGCCTCACGCATCATGCTGGAACGAGCGATCGCTCACCCGCAGATCGAGTTCCTGCACAACACGGTCGTTGAAGAGGTGCTGGGAGTCGAGGAGAAGGACGTTCGCGGCCTGAAGCTGAAGAACACCAAGACCGGACAGCAGTCCGAGCTACCCGTCTCCTTCATGTTCCTGGGGATCGGCCACATCCCGAATGCCAGCGCCTTCAAGGGCATGTTGGACCTCGACGATGACGGTTACATCCTGACCCAGGGGAACGTCTTCCCGACGCTGAACGGTCAGCCTATTCCCGGAGTCTTCGCCTGCGGCGACATCCAAGACCGGCGGTATCGGCAGGCGATCACGGCTGCGGGTTCGGGCTGCATGGCCGCGCTTGAGGTCGAGAAGTATCTCGAAGAGCATGGCAGATAA
- a CDS encoding allantoinase, whose translation MMANLTLVYGMRLLPAEEVASVGEAPIALKNGNEAHCTMHVLEGSREQIEAQLKLSIDAFFDFYPEI comes from the coding sequence ATGATGGCGAATTTGACTTTGGTTTACGGCATGCGGCTGCTGCCAGCGGAAGAAGTAGCAAGCGTCGGAGAAGCGCCGATCGCCTTGAAGAATGGCAACGAGGCACACTGCACAATGCACGTGCTCGAGGGCTCGCGGGAGCAGATCGAGGCCCAGTTGAAGCTCAGCATCGACGCTTTCTTCGATTTTTACCCCGAGATCTAG